The window CTGCGCCAGCAGGGGTGGCACTTCCTGATCCGCCAGCGAGGCAGCATCAAGGTGCGCTGGCCTGGTGGGCAGTGGCGCAAGCTCAGCGAGCTCACGCTGGCGCCCGGAGAGACCCGCTATCTGGGGTGGGTGCATCTGACTGAAAAACATGATCTCCCTGGTTTCTGGTTGATTCTCCACTGGGAGAGAGGCGAAGACGAGCCCTGGTATCTCGTCTCGGATTGTCCAGGCCAACGACGGTTACTTAACCGCTATCGCATCCGCATGTGGATCGAAGAAATGTATGGTGACTGGAAAGGACATGGCTTCGACTTGGAAGCAACCCACCTCAACGATCCCGACCGTATCTCTCGTCTCGTCCTGGCTGTCTCGCTCGCCTTTGTCTGGCTCATCTCCGTCGGCAGCTGGGTCGTCAAACGAGGTTGGCGACATTTCGTTGATGTCAAGAGCCGTCGGGACAAGAGCTACTTTCGCATCGGTTGGGACTGGATCGAACGTTGTATCAGGCTCGGACAACCCGTCCCTATTCGTTTCACGACTTACTTCCCAAAGTGATGTGTGGCTAGAT of the Litorilinea aerophila genome contains:
- a CDS encoding IS4 family transposase — translated: RRFLSNRRLEVRRWYEPVVLELLRSAAGSPIRLVIDATKVGQSYRLLTLGLAYKRRTLPLVWSVHRGSRGHTSLADQVALFEAVRPFIPAGSEVWVLGDSEFQSVRLLQWLRQQGWHFLIRQRGSIKVRWPGGQWRKLSELTLAPGETRYLGWVHLTEKHDLPGFWLILHWERGEDEPWYLVSDCPGQRRLLNRYRIRMWIEEMYGDWKGHGFDLEATHLNDPDRISRLVLAVSLAFVWLISVGSWVVKRGWRHFVDVKSRRDKSYFRIGWDWIERCIRLGQPVPIRFTTYFPK